The following are encoded together in the Chitinivibrio alkaliphilus ACht1 genome:
- a CDS encoding type II secretion system protein GspG translates to MNVASALITTALSLGIVATHQDEIEAFITEVIHEVQMVTTAANMRTITQLLDMEYIQRRRYPREDDFLAWVEKNTQQRLLEKDLVDSWGNPFIYTTGKNGKSFELRSNGPDGIAGTDDDLVITGP, encoded by the coding sequence ATGAATGTGGCATCTGCTCTTATCACCACCGCCCTTTCACTGGGAATTGTTGCGACGCATCAGGATGAAATTGAAGCGTTTATCACAGAGGTAATCCACGAGGTGCAGATGGTGACCACTGCCGCAAACATGCGTACAATAACGCAATTGCTTGATATGGAATATATTCAACGGCGGCGGTATCCCCGTGAAGATGATTTCCTTGCGTGGGTAGAAAAGAATACTCAACAACGTCTCTTGGAAAAGGATTTGGTTGATTCGTGGGGAAATCCCTTCATATATACGACAGGGAAAAATGGGAAAAGTTTTGAACTCCGGAGTAACGGTCCCGATGGCATTGCTGGAACAGATGATGATTTGGTTATTACCGGTCCGTAA
- a CDS encoding YezD family protein, whose protein sequence is MDNKKDTIIPSHILRDISKALAGLSYGEVSITVHDGRIVQIERKEKKRY, encoded by the coding sequence ATGGACAACAAAAAAGATACGATAATTCCTTCTCATATCCTGCGGGATATCTCCAAAGCTCTTGCAGGGCTTTCCTATGGGGAGGTGAGTATCACTGTTCATGACGGCAGGATCGTTCAAATAGAGCGTAAAGAAAAGAAACGCTATTAA